The following are encoded together in the Cohaesibacter gelatinilyticus genome:
- a CDS encoding deoxyguanosinetriphosphate triphosphohydrolase: protein MIATLGFGAQPRAAYAVDPFKSRGRLFSEDDSPTRTPFQRDRDRIIHSSAFRRLKHKTQVFIYHEGDLYRTRLTHTIEVSQIARSLARSMTVDEDLAEAVALAHDLGHTPFGHAGERALHDLMEPYGGFDHNAQCLRVVTSLERRYARYDGLNLAWETLEGIVKHNGPLEDYDGNPVGAYAEAGLPFGIRAYQPYQDLMLGSHASLEAQAAAIADDIAYNAHDIDDGLRAGLIKLEQLEDVPLAGNALRQVRSLYPDLEEFRIVHEIVRRLITQMVEDVIRTSAGNIERVKPESVHDVRECGETLVCFSEEMAKIEAAIKRFLFENVYREAKVTRIMNEAEQVLSDLFGYYFERPSEMPDEWQFGDDEGLLPVRARRVADYVAGMTDRFALLEHRRLFDVTPELR, encoded by the coding sequence ATGATTGCGACACTTGGATTTGGTGCTCAGCCACGGGCCGCCTATGCGGTAGATCCTTTCAAGAGCAGAGGGCGTCTTTTTTCGGAAGATGACAGTCCGACCCGCACACCTTTTCAACGTGATCGTGACCGGATCATTCATTCCTCGGCCTTCCGCCGGTTGAAGCACAAGACTCAGGTTTTCATTTATCATGAGGGCGATCTCTATCGCACCCGGCTGACCCACACCATCGAAGTATCGCAGATTGCCCGTTCGCTTGCCCGCTCCATGACGGTTGATGAAGATCTGGCAGAGGCGGTAGCGTTGGCACATGACTTGGGTCACACGCCCTTTGGCCATGCAGGTGAGCGCGCCTTGCATGATCTGATGGAACCTTATGGTGGTTTTGATCACAATGCCCAGTGCCTACGGGTGGTGACCTCGCTCGAACGCCGTTATGCGCGCTATGACGGATTGAATCTTGCGTGGGAAACTCTGGAAGGCATCGTCAAGCATAATGGCCCGTTGGAAGATTATGACGGCAACCCGGTTGGGGCATATGCGGAGGCGGGGCTTCCTTTTGGTATTCGCGCCTATCAACCCTATCAGGATCTGATGTTGGGGAGTCATGCAAGCCTGGAAGCCCAAGCGGCTGCGATTGCTGATGATATTGCCTATAACGCGCATGATATTGATGACGGATTACGCGCGGGTTTGATCAAGTTGGAGCAGCTGGAAGATGTGCCGTTGGCAGGTAACGCGCTACGTCAGGTGCGAAGCCTGTATCCTGATCTCGAAGAGTTTAGAATTGTGCATGAAATCGTACGTCGCTTGATCACACAGATGGTGGAGGATGTGATCCGGACCTCTGCCGGGAATATCGAACGCGTCAAACCAGAAAGTGTTCATGATGTACGCGAATGCGGTGAAACGCTGGTCTGTTTCTCTGAGGAGATGGCTAAAATCGAGGCAGCTATCAAGCGCTTTCTGTTTGAAAATGTCTATCGTGAAGCCAAAGTAACGCGGATCATGAATGAGGCAGAACAGGTTCTTTCCGATCTGTTTGGTTATTACTTTGAGCGTCCATCGGAAATGCCGGATGAGTGGCAGTTTGGTGATGATGAGGGGTTGCTGCCAGTGCGCGCAAGACGGGTTGCGGACTATGTTGCGGGGATGACTGACCGTTTTGCCCTGTTGGAACATCGACGATTGTTTGACGTAACACCAGAATTGCGCTAG
- the erpA gene encoding iron-sulfur cluster insertion protein ErpA: protein MTNAMTPEISVTESAMKRIATILSKEDQGTMLRISVSGGGCSGFQYNYDLTKDSENDDMVIERDGAVVLIDPMTQAYMEGSQVDFVDDVMGQSFQITNPQATASCGCGTSFAI, encoded by the coding sequence ATGACAAACGCTATGACACCTGAAATATCTGTCACTGAAAGCGCTATGAAGCGAATCGCAACGATCCTGTCCAAAGAAGACCAAGGCACAATGTTGCGCATCTCTGTCTCTGGTGGTGGCTGTTCAGGTTTCCAATATAATTACGACCTGACCAAAGACAGTGAGAATGATGATATGGTTATCGAGAGAGATGGCGCAGTGGTGCTGATTGATCCGATGACCCAAGCCTATATGGAAGGCTCGCAGGTCGACTTTGTCGACGATGTCATGGGACAGTCTTTTCAGATCACCAATCCGCAAGCAACTGCCTCTTGTGGTTGCGGCACTTCCTTTGCTATCTGA
- the xth gene encoding exodeoxyribonuclease III — MRIATWNINGIKARHDNLLRWLEQESPDVACLQEIKSVDENFPRKAIEDLGYHLETHGQKSFNGVALLSKKPFEEINRRLPGDDSDEQARFIEGILSTDKGPLRVVSLYLPNGNPVGTEKYPYKLGWMRRLIEWSKQRLELEEAFVLAGDYNVIPTAHDTHDHDAWWGDALYREETLDLFRELLATGLTEAFRACNDTPHLYSFWDYQAGAWPRNMGIRIDHHLLSPEAADLLKGCEILKDVRDWEKPSDHVPVMLTLDCE; from the coding sequence ATGCGCATTGCCACCTGGAATATCAACGGCATCAAAGCCCGTCACGACAATTTGCTGCGTTGGCTGGAACAGGAAAGCCCCGATGTCGCCTGCTTGCAGGAAATCAAGTCGGTTGACGAGAATTTTCCGCGCAAGGCAATCGAAGATCTGGGCTACCACCTGGAAACCCATGGCCAGAAGAGCTTCAATGGCGTGGCGCTTCTCTCCAAAAAGCCTTTTGAAGAAATTAATCGTCGCCTGCCCGGTGATGATAGTGATGAGCAAGCCCGTTTCATCGAGGGGATTCTGTCGACCGATAAAGGCCCCCTGCGGGTGGTCAGTCTTTATCTGCCAAATGGCAACCCGGTGGGAACCGAAAAATACCCGTACAAGCTGGGATGGATGCGGCGCCTGATTGAGTGGTCCAAACAACGTCTTGAACTTGAAGAGGCCTTTGTTTTGGCTGGTGACTATAATGTCATCCCAACCGCGCATGATACTCACGATCATGATGCTTGGTGGGGCGATGCACTCTATCGCGAAGAAACTCTGGATCTCTTCCGGGAACTCTTGGCAACAGGTCTGACCGAAGCCTTCCGCGCCTGCAATGATACCCCTCACCTCTATTCCTTCTGGGATTATCAAGCAGGTGCTTGGCCGCGCAATATGGGCATCCGTATCGACCATCATCTGCTCTCCCCGGAAGCAGCAGATCTGCTCAAAGGCTGTGAGATCCTGAAAGATGTACGTGATTGGGAAAAGCCGTCAGATCATGTGCCAGTCATGCTGACGCTGGATTGCGAATAA
- a CDS encoding MFS transporter, which translates to MIQTFAPIASLLFSVALLMAGHGLQSTIVPLASKGMAFADFSIGLAASAYFAGFVLGGIITPHVVVRAGHIRGFAVMVSSMSAAALLHPLVSDQYAWIFFRLITGFSMAGLYLIIESWLNEFADNTNRGLVMSAYIIVNYAAYTFGQLLATVAEPEKFFLFAIASIIISVAVVPVAMTKAAQPAPIAVVKLELRKVFRISPAAIVSATVVGLVQGSHVSFAAIYAVDKGYDSLSQAPIFAAILGIGGIAGQWPIGRISDRFDRRLVLIVISLFGIAGSFAITLVEEASFASLLLAGFFIGAMIQPAYSLAAAHGYDHASDSGYVRMAAGLLVAFGIGSSIGPTVTSLAMSAWGPEALFLLPSVALATLCLFLTKRILTQEAIELDDKDDFEFASTTAAIGAVVTPELLSEEDKYVVVPDEWEASEDEEPEEAGQEGKEPVQEDSQDAQPSAEPA; encoded by the coding sequence ATGATCCAGACATTCGCTCCGATTGCGTCATTGCTTTTTTCCGTTGCCCTGCTGATGGCAGGGCATGGACTGCAGTCGACAATTGTTCCGCTGGCCTCAAAGGGTATGGCCTTTGCTGATTTTTCTATTGGTCTTGCAGCGTCGGCCTATTTTGCCGGCTTTGTGCTGGGAGGTATCATAACTCCGCATGTGGTGGTGAGGGCCGGACATATCCGCGGTTTTGCTGTAATGGTATCAAGCATGTCGGCCGCCGCGCTGCTGCATCCATTAGTCAGTGATCAATATGCATGGATCTTTTTCCGGCTAATCACCGGATTTTCCATGGCCGGATTGTATCTGATTATTGAAAGCTGGTTGAATGAATTTGCAGATAATACCAATCGCGGCTTGGTGATGTCGGCTTATATTATCGTCAACTATGCCGCTTACACCTTTGGACAATTGCTTGCGACCGTGGCAGAGCCTGAAAAGTTCTTTCTTTTTGCCATTGCGTCCATCATCATTTCCGTCGCCGTTGTTCCTGTTGCCATGACCAAGGCTGCTCAACCGGCTCCGATTGCTGTGGTGAAGCTCGAATTGCGAAAGGTGTTCCGGATTTCGCCTGCAGCGATTGTCTCAGCCACGGTTGTGGGGCTGGTGCAGGGATCTCATGTTTCCTTTGCTGCCATTTATGCCGTCGATAAAGGATATGATTCGCTGTCACAAGCTCCGATCTTTGCTGCCATCCTTGGGATTGGTGGAATTGCTGGACAATGGCCAATTGGTCGTATTTCAGATCGATTTGATCGTCGCCTGGTGCTGATTGTCATCAGCTTGTTCGGAATTGCGGGCTCCTTTGCCATTACCTTGGTCGAGGAGGCTAGTTTTGCCTCGCTGTTGTTGGCTGGCTTCTTCATAGGTGCCATGATCCAGCCGGCTTATTCATTGGCAGCAGCACATGGTTATGACCACGCAAGCGATAGCGGCTATGTGCGCATGGCTGCGGGCCTGCTGGTGGCGTTTGGTATTGGATCCTCCATCGGTCCGACAGTTACCTCGCTGGCCATGAGTGCATGGGGGCCGGAGGCGCTATTCCTTCTTCCATCCGTTGCGCTGGCCACATTATGTCTTTTCCTCACCAAACGTATCCTTACTCAGGAAGCCATAGAGCTGGACGACAAGGATGACTTCGAATTTGCTTCTACGACAGCAGCTATAGGTGCGGTTGTTACGCCTGAGTTGCTAAGTGAGGAAGACAAATACGTTGTTGTTCCCGATGAGTGGGAAGCAAGTGAAGATGAAGAGCCAGAAGAGGCCGGGCAGGAAGGTAAAGAACCGGTGCAAGAAGATTCGCAAGATGCCCAACCGAGTGCAGAGCCAGCGTGA
- a CDS encoding tetratricopeptide repeat protein, with product MMCTFRNIACAGLLALATVNVAHAFDPSSMTSGETATVDAFRFGTQAYQNGDKSTAFEALTYAASNGHMASQWKLGRMYADGDGVERDNGRAFDIFQKIVVRFGDARPGSVEARYVSNAFVKLSEFLTIGIDKKVQRDQGKAREFLYYAASYFRDPDAQYHLGLDYLGRSGASEDPKQAARWLNKAARKGHIMAQLQLGDLLLAGEKIPRQPVNGLKWLTIARMLDGENVDVRDRQEAAFALADGETRRIAVSLAEDWVNGKGR from the coding sequence ATGATGTGTACTTTTCGAAACATAGCTTGTGCAGGTCTGCTTGCCTTGGCGACAGTGAATGTTGCACATGCGTTTGATCCATCTTCTATGACGAGTGGAGAAACCGCGACAGTTGATGCCTTTCGTTTTGGTACACAAGCCTATCAGAATGGTGACAAAAGCACTGCTTTTGAAGCACTGACTTATGCAGCTTCCAATGGACATATGGCCTCGCAGTGGAAACTGGGCCGGATGTATGCAGATGGCGACGGGGTCGAGCGGGACAATGGCCGGGCATTCGATATTTTTCAAAAAATCGTTGTAAGGTTTGGTGATGCGCGTCCAGGTTCTGTTGAAGCGCGCTATGTGTCCAATGCCTTCGTCAAGCTAAGCGAATTTCTGACCATTGGAATCGATAAGAAGGTTCAACGGGATCAAGGCAAGGCACGAGAGTTCCTGTATTATGCTGCTTCCTATTTCCGTGATCCTGATGCGCAATATCATCTGGGGCTGGACTATCTTGGCCGCAGTGGCGCCTCTGAAGATCCAAAACAGGCTGCTCGCTGGCTGAATAAGGCCGCACGCAAGGGTCATATCATGGCGCAATTGCAATTGGGTGATTTGTTGTTGGCCGGTGAGAAAATTCCACGTCAGCCCGTCAATGGTCTGAAATGGCTGACCATTGCCCGTATGCTGGATGGAGAGAATGTCGATGTTCGTGATCGCCAGGAAGCCGCCTTTGCTCTGGCCGATGGTGAAACCCGTCGCATTGCTGTCTCCTTGGCTGAAGACTGGGTGAACGGCAAAGGGCGTTAA
- the ppk2 gene encoding polyphosphate kinase 2, whose translation MQETPSTKPTATATSVKPTSTVSASESNKASSATSKSMETKPASIAAEARSQEAEIPNPAGEPGDARRVFEQGVYPYKTKMKRPAYEKQKALLQVELLKVQRWVEETGQKIVVIFEGRDAAGKGGTIKRFMEHMNPRTSRVVALNKPSEREKTQWYYQRYIEHLPSAGEMVLFDRSWYNRAGVERVMGFCTPSEYLEFMRQTPDFERMICRSGVRLFKYWYSVTQEEQRRRFASRELDPLKQWKLSPIDKASLDKWDDYTEAKEAMFFYTDTADAPWTVIKSNDKKRARLNTMQHFLSSLPYPNKDPRIVNGPDPLIVGHSSHVIGEDAHILGKSLHPNLKR comes from the coding sequence ATGCAGGAAACACCATCCACAAAACCAACCGCCACAGCCACCTCGGTCAAGCCAACTTCCACTGTATCGGCTTCTGAGAGCAATAAGGCCTCATCTGCGACTTCCAAGTCGATGGAAACCAAACCTGCATCTATTGCTGCAGAGGCCAGATCGCAAGAGGCTGAGATTCCAAACCCTGCCGGTGAACCAGGTGATGCACGCCGCGTTTTTGAGCAGGGCGTTTATCCTTACAAAACCAAAATGAAGCGCCCTGCTTATGAAAAGCAAAAGGCTCTCCTTCAGGTGGAGTTGTTAAAGGTACAGCGCTGGGTCGAAGAAACTGGTCAGAAAATCGTCGTTATTTTTGAGGGACGAGACGCGGCTGGCAAGGGCGGCACCATCAAACGTTTCATGGAACACATGAATCCGCGTACGTCTCGTGTGGTTGCCTTGAACAAGCCGTCTGAGCGTGAAAAGACCCAATGGTATTATCAACGCTATATCGAGCATCTGCCAAGCGCAGGCGAAATGGTGCTGTTTGACCGCTCCTGGTATAACCGAGCAGGTGTGGAACGGGTCATGGGCTTCTGTACACCTTCTGAATATCTGGAATTCATGCGTCAGACACCTGATTTTGAACGTATGATCTGTCGCTCCGGTGTCCGATTGTTCAAATATTGGTATTCTGTTACTCAGGAAGAGCAACGTCGTCGTTTTGCATCTCGTGAACTGGATCCATTGAAGCAATGGAAGCTCTCACCAATTGACAAGGCATCACTCGATAAGTGGGATGACTATACCGAGGCCAAAGAGGCCATGTTCTTCTATACCGATACGGCGGACGCTCCCTGGACGGTGATCAAATCAAATGACAAGAAACGTGCTCGCCTGAACACCATGCAGCACTTTCTGTCCTCCTTGCCATATCCAAACAAGGATCCACGCATCGTAAATGGACCAGATCCGTTGATTGTGGGACACTCCAGTCATGTGATTGGTGAGGATGCGCATATACTTGGGAAAAGCCTGCATCCGAACTTGAAACGCTAG
- a CDS encoding type II toxin-antitoxin system RatA family toxin has product MPKFDTSHKVKHSADRMYALVADIERYPEFVPLCQALHIRGRKCVGDDEIIVADMTVAYKMIRESFTSKVTMRPSTREILVEYLDGPFKHLENRWTFTPVEEEGNACRVRFYIDYEFRNRVLAGLMGAVFDKAFNKFSVAFEQRADAVYGSA; this is encoded by the coding sequence ATGCCTAAATTTGACACCAGCCACAAGGTAAAGCATTCAGCAGATCGTATGTATGCACTTGTGGCTGATATCGAGAGATATCCGGAATTCGTTCCGCTTTGTCAGGCACTGCATATACGGGGTCGCAAATGTGTTGGTGATGATGAAATCATTGTTGCCGACATGACAGTTGCTTACAAGATGATCCGTGAAAGCTTTACTTCCAAAGTTACCATGCGCCCAAGCACACGGGAGATTTTGGTTGAATATCTTGACGGTCCATTCAAGCATCTGGAGAACCGCTGGACATTCACTCCTGTCGAGGAAGAGGGAAATGCTTGTCGGGTCAGGTTCTATATCGATTATGAGTTTCGCAATCGTGTGCTGGCTGGACTGATGGGGGCTGTTTTTGATAAGGCCTTCAATAAGTTTTCTGTTGCCTTCGAACAGAGAGCTGATGCCGTTTATGGTTCCGCCTGA
- the lipA gene encoding lipoyl synthase, with protein MVTLIDTVSNKSGVEPAVDRVRHPEKAHKPDNPVLRKPSWIRVKAPGSPVYKETRGIVKENNLTTVCEEAGCPNMGECWSQRHASFMIMGEICTRACAFCNVSTGIPGKLDEKEPENTGRAVAQMGLKHVVITSVDRDDLTDGGAEHFAKVIHAIREASPETTIEVLTPDFLRKPGALETVVEAKPDVFNHNLETVPSNYLKVRPGARYFHSIRLLQRVKELDPTMFTKSGIMVGLGEERNEVLQLMDDLRVADVDFLTIGQYLQPTKKHHPVKSFVTPEEFKGYETIAYTKGFLLVSASPLTRSSHHAGEDFAKLKAARQTKLGH; from the coding sequence ATGGTTACACTTATCGATACCGTTTCAAACAAATCAGGCGTCGAGCCTGCTGTTGATCGTGTGCGTCATCCAGAGAAGGCCCATAAGCCGGACAATCCCGTATTGCGTAAACCAAGCTGGATTCGCGTGAAGGCACCAGGCTCTCCGGTCTATAAAGAGACGCGCGGTATCGTGAAGGAGAACAACCTCACCACTGTGTGTGAAGAGGCTGGTTGTCCAAATATGGGTGAATGCTGGTCTCAGCGCCATGCGAGTTTCATGATCATGGGTGAGATCTGCACCCGTGCTTGTGCCTTTTGCAATGTCTCGACTGGTATCCCGGGCAAACTGGACGAGAAGGAACCAGAGAATACTGGCAGGGCCGTTGCGCAGATGGGCTTGAAGCATGTCGTCATCACTTCTGTTGATCGTGATGATCTGACTGATGGTGGTGCAGAGCATTTCGCCAAAGTAATCCATGCTATTCGTGAAGCATCTCCAGAGACGACCATTGAAGTTCTGACACCTGATTTCCTGCGTAAGCCGGGGGCTTTGGAAACCGTGGTGGAAGCCAAGCCAGATGTGTTCAATCACAATCTGGAGACGGTGCCATCCAATTATTTGAAAGTACGCCCGGGTGCTCGTTACTTCCATTCCATTCGCCTGCTGCAGCGGGTAAAAGAACTGGATCCGACCATGTTTACCAAATCTGGTATCATGGTAGGTCTTGGCGAGGAACGTAATGAAGTTCTGCAGTTGATGGATGACCTGCGCGTTGCTGATGTGGATTTCCTGACTATCGGGCAATATCTGCAGCCAACGAAGAAGCATCATCCGGTAAAGAGTTTTGTGACACCAGAAGAGTTCAAGGGTTATGAGACCATCGCCTATACCAAAGGTTTCTTGTTGGTTTCAGCTAGCCCGTTGACCCGCTCCTCGCATCATGCTGGCGAAGATTTCGCCAAACTCAAAGCAGCGCGTCAGACAAAACTCGGTCACTAA
- a CDS encoding GlsB/YeaQ/YmgE family stress response membrane protein → MGFLGWIVIGIIAGFIAEKVTKSNHGLFMNLGVGLVGAFVGGYLADLLQLRLAGGIIDTMIVATVGAILVLFIYQKIRS, encoded by the coding sequence ATGGGTTTTCTAGGCTGGATTGTTATCGGAATCATTGCTGGCTTTATTGCTGAGAAGGTCACCAAGTCAAATCATGGCTTGTTCATGAATTTGGGTGTTGGCCTTGTTGGTGCTTTTGTTGGCGGCTATCTAGCTGATTTGTTGCAACTGCGCTTGGCGGGTGGAATTATCGATACCATGATCGTGGCTACTGTCGGTGCAATCCTGGTGCTGTTTATCTATCAGAAGATCAGAAGTTAA